The following nucleotide sequence is from Macaca fascicularis isolate 582-1 chromosome 15, T2T-MFA8v1.1.
AGCACAGCTAATGGGAGGAGCTGACCTGGCGGAGGCACCAAGGACACACCGTGCCCAAGGCTGTGATGACACAAAGGCAGCAGGTTTCCTGGCACAGCCTGGACGTACACGAGCCTGTCCTGTGTGCTCTGCATCACGCCGTACAGCAGTGGCCACAGAGCTTTGCACCAGGTGCTGATTCCAGCCCACCTAGGGGGGTTCAGGGAGGTGGTGACGTTTGTGTCCAGCCTCCAAGTGTGAGCAGGGGCAGAGACTGGGAGAATGGAGAAACCAGCGGATGCTGCAGGCAAAGGCAACAAAGCCCCACCAGGAATAGTGATGGCCACCACGGGCGGGACACCTCCCAGCACTGGGTGGACGCCTCTGCTGGCTCGCAGCCAGTCACCTGATGTCCCCATTCGCCCCTGCCATGCTTGTCGTCCTGGCAACCCCGTTTCAGCCCTGAAACGTTTAGGTGCTCATCTTGCTCTATCTTAGAGATGAAGACTTGATGCTCAGAGACTAAGGAAGTTGAAAAAGGGCACATAGCATCTCAGGGGCAGGCTGGACCTTCAACAAAAGAGCCTATGGCCCAGAGGCTGGATGGGCTCAGGTGCAGGGTGCAGGAACCCTCCACTCCACATCAGGCTACAAACTGCTGCTAGCTGTCTCCATCACTCAGGATTAGGGAGGCGGGGGGAAGAAGGGCAGCGGGCCCCCTGCAGGTGATGTGGTGATTCACACCCCTAGGAGCCAACAGAAGCTGCTTTCTACCATCCCTGCCCTGGGGTCCAGAGAAACCTTGCATTTTATGCCTATGGCAGAATTGGTTTCTGCAGCTATGGTCTCTCCCATAGCTTAGTGCCCACCTGGGTGGGACCACAGGGTTTTGGAGGACCCTAGAAGGTCGAGCCCTGGGCTCCTGGTTCTTGGGTTCTTTGAACTCGTGAGCAGAAGGGGTGAGCCTGACGCCTGAGAGGCAGCACCCACCTCTGCATCCCCCTCTTTGTGAAGGGCAAACAATGATACCTCCCTCCGCGGAGGGTGCAGAGCGCCTCGACCACCGGGAAGCAGCAGATGGGGGCagcggggctggggctgggccttACCACGTGCTCCCTAACGCTGTTCAAACAGGTCAGGAATCTGACTCCTGAAAGGCAAATGTTAGCTGAGCAGAGTGGCCCTAGTGCCACGTCAGCCAGACTGAAGCTCTCTCTGCACCGCCTGGGGCTCTGCTGGCGTGGCACGGGTACCACCCCCTCCTTAACCAGCCTCTGGCCCAGCTGGGGACAAGGGTGGCTCCCACCCAGGGAGGACCTCAGCCGCTGCTGGGAGCTCAGCCTCCGGCAATGCCATCGGGTGGGCACCCCCACCACGGCCCCTGCCCTCTGGAAGGAGCAGCAGAGGAAGGCCGCGGCTCTTCCCTGCCCTCGCCAGGCAGATGTGCAGGTGAGTGGGTCGGGCATGGCTGGCCTCTTCCTCACCCGCTCAGCCTCCCTCGGCTCCTCCGGAAAACCAGGGCACAGATGATAGCGCCCACCTGTTCCCTGCGATCTTCCGCAGGAGGgcgtgaatgctgcctggcctggtcTCGGCAGGGGCAGGAGCGCCTACCAGCCTCACCCCGCCGCTGGGTCCCTCTGGCCGCCCAAGCGCCCAGGCCCACTCGCCACCGACGTGCACTCAGCCAGGGCTGGGACCCCCACGCCCCTGTGGGGCTGGCGGCCGAGGGGACGAACCAAAAAGGCCGTTTCTCCCCGGGAGGACAGCGGGGCCGGGGCCAGGGTGGGTCTGGGAGGGCCCAGCGCAGCAAAAGCGCAGGGCGGAGCTCGGGGACGAGCAGCCGGAGCGTCCCCCTTGCGAGTCGGCGGAGACCCGGCTCCGCGCGGTGGCCGGGCCGTCCCTCCCTGCCCGGGCCTCTGTGCAGAGCGAAGGGCCAGGAGAAGATGCGTCGGGGAAACCCCAGGACGCTGGACAGGGACTGGCGGTAGCCAACCACCAACTTCCGGCGCCGCTCCCGGCCCGCGGCCGCGCCGTAGCCAGGCAACCAGCGCGCAGGCGCAGTCGGCCCTGCGCGGCCCGCAACCCCGGCCGACCCGGGCGCATGCGCGACCGCCGCcgcctgccctccagcctgccaGCCCAACGGAAGAATGCGAGCAGCACGCCGGAGTCAGGGCCCCGCGCTTCTCGGCTCGGCGGAGTAGCCGTTCTCGGTGCGTGAGCCTGCTGGCATCGGTCCTGCAGACTGATTTCCCCCTTGTGGCCTTGATTGAAGAATCCCATCTCTTCTCACATCTTAAAACGAAAACAGACTGGGAGAAAGCCAGCGTAACCAGGGCGACGTCCGGGGGCGACCCCGGCGCGCCCAGCCGGGCAGGTGGCAAGGGGCGGGGCTAAGCGGTGAGGCGGCGGACGGACGCCGGCGGGGGGCGGGGCCACGGGCGGGGAAGGACGGCCGAGGGGCGGGGCCAAAGGGGCGGGAACGACAGGATGAGGCGGAGAAAGGCGGACGACGGGCGGGGCCAAGGGGGCGGGACAAAAGAATGAAGCGAGGAAAGACGGAAGAGGGGCGGGGCCAAGGGGGACGGGAACGACAGGATCAGGCGTGGGAAAGACGGGCGGGGGGCGGGACGAAAGAATGAGGCGGGGAGGACGGACGCCGGCGAGGGGCGGGGCCGAGGGATGGGCCGTGAGGGGTTCAATAAGAACGCGTCTGGGCCGACGAGACCAGGGGCGGGGCCAGGGGCGGGGCGCGCGCTGATGTCGCAAGCCGGACACGTCGGCGGCGCGGCGGCCGCGGAGACCGGAGCCGGATGTGCCAAGATGGCTGCGGCGGCTGCTGTGTCTGCGCTCGTCGCCAGCGCCGGGTGGGATTTCGCCCGCGGCTCCTGAGGGATCGGTCTCAGCCGCGCGGGTAGGGGGGCGAGCGCGGGAGGAGGAAGGCGGTGGCCGGCCGGCGGAGCCAGGCCGTGGAGGCCGGGGCGCGGAGGAAAGGAGGCGGCTGGGCCCAGCCCCGAGCGGGCGGCGCAGCTCGGGTCCCGCCGGGGCCGGGCGAGGGGACAGACGTCCGGGCCAGAGcgggaggccgggcgcggcgcGGGCCGCGGTGGGATTCGAGGGAATGGCGTGGACCTGGCTGGGCTGCGGTGACGCCGGTTCCCGGGGCGGGAGGCTGGACCCCCAGGCACCCCTCGTAAGACTCCAACTTTTAAAATGAGCGTGTCTTGTCCTCACTGGCTGGAAGGCTTCCTTAGCGATGCTGGTGAAGAGAGACATTTACATTTGAACCAAAGAGTAGAGTTGTTTGTTTGTAATTTCTTGATAGGGCGATCAGGGTGTTGCAACAGAGGCCGAGGGTTAGAAGAGTATGAGTGATCCGGCTCGCCCCTTTGTGATGAAGTGTTACAGTAGAGTCTTCAGAAACATCAGAGCCATTTAAAGTCAGTTTTCGCCGCTTAAGAACACTTTTAAATGACTTGTAAGTTGGATGTGGATTGTATATTAAGATTTTGTTTTACATGTATGATGCCGATGTTAACCAAAGAGGTATTTCCCATCCCCCATGTGACAATACGAAGCAAACAAAACCGTAGACAGTTCTTCCTAGAGTGATACTTTTGCAAGTTTCAGCACAATACAGCCTCCCTGCGTTTTTTCGCCACGCCCTTTCTTAGGGTTCCGGTGCTAGTATCTTGTAGACAAGAGGCAAAATAGCGTTTCTTTCTTATTCCTTGTTCCTCGTTTACTCTTAATAGTGGTTACTACAGTGAGTCTCAAAATTGTACTGAAAGTTTTCTTTGAGGCAGTGGgcacatttgtttttttcttttttccttctttttattttatttttctttttctgccaaaCCCAGCAAGAGGCCATGGTAGTGGGTAAATGTTAATGTGATTTCTTCTTCTGTAAGCATCTTTCATGAATACCAGGCTGTCCTTTTGGGTCTTCGTCATTTTCAGCAGTGTTAGGCTGCTGGCCTCCTCTGTCGCTGGCTTCCTTTTCAACATCTAACTGTATGTGGTTGCGATTCTAACTTAGAAGAGTTGGAGTTGAATCATGTCTTTGTGTCAAGCGTCCCATAGTCTGACAGGGCGTCACTAGCAGCCACCGTGAGGGAGACTGTAGGCAGCAGGTAAGGTCAGGGGCTTCCTGGCACACTATTGTTTTCCTCACTTAAAATGTGaagccaggctgggcgcggtggctcaagcctgtaatcgcagcactttgggaggccgagatgggtggatcacgaggtcaggagatcgagaccatcctggctaacacggtgaaaccccgtctctactaaaaaatacaaaaaaatagccgggtgaggtggcgggcgcctgtagtcccagctacttgggaggctgaggcaggacaatggcgtgaacctgggaagcggagcttgcagtgagctgagatccggccactgcaccccagcctgggtgacagagcaagactccgtctcaaaaaaaaaaaatgtgaagccAGTGGCAGCAAGAGGAGAGGGGTGTGCATGCGTTTTAAATACCTCAGTTCTGTAGCCAGAACTATACTAAAAAGAGTTTTGCTTAGGTATCCGCATGTCCACATGGTTACAAGGTAGTTTAACTGACTAGCTAGTTTATGAATACTACAGCTTCAAGATCAGCTGGTCTCTTTGAAACAGTAGAAGAGTTAGATGACTTGAGGTTACAGAATAAAATTCCCTGTAGTGGTGACATAGGTGATAGGCAGTTGCATTGTTTTTCTCCCGGTGAGTAGagaaaaagatcaaaaaaatCAGTTCAAGTCACAGGATTGTTCCAAATGAAGCTAGCATGTTGCTAAAAAGCTCTCAATTAGGGAGCATGAGGGTTGGAATGCTCCTTGTAAGTGATAGTGTTTGCTATAAAAAAAGTTCTTAGTCTAGGAGagctacagaatttttttttgagaaggagtctcactctgtcgcccaggctggagtgcagtggccggatctcagctcactgcaagctctgcctcccaggttcacgccattctcctacctcagcctcccgagtagctgggactacaggcactcgccaccacgcctggctaattttttgtattttttagtagagacggggtttcaccatgttagccaggatggtctcgatctcctgacctcgtgatctgcctgcctcggcctcccaaagtgctgggattaaggtgtgagccaccgcgcctggccacgcCTGTTAAACAGCAGTTGGGATTAGGACATCCCAGAATCCACTGTGAGTAGAATCTCGTAAGATTAAACCCAGggttttcaggaaaaaataatcacatcgattctctcattttatagacaaaaatACATTGCAGAAAGAGAAGTGGCCGCCCCGAGCCACTCACCTGGACGCTCAGTTTTGCTCTTACAGCAGCAGCCGAGGAATAAACCTCTAGGCCCATGTTCTGTgtttaaagcaaacaaaagctATTGAGGACGGTAAGGATCTTCCCAGGGGAAGGCCGTGTCTTGAGAAATGAGGTAGGACTTCTGTTCTCCTGGCAGTGGAGTTTCAGGAGGGGCTTGGAAGTTTGCGTGTTCTGGCCATGGTTGCAGGTGTCACTGTGTCTGCTGTGGCAGCTGGTAGGACCAAATGGAAGATAATGCCAGTGCACAGATCGGAGGGAGATGCTCTGCCCGTTCTTTCAGTCCATGTAAAATAGAGCTGTGAACATTCTTTGTTTTCAGATGAGAGCCTACAACCTCAATGAAGCCTTTGCTACTGTTCCTAATAGTAGAGTTCCGTTAGAGTCAAGTGGATTTCAAGGTGCCTGTCAGTTGGAAAGCGTCCCCCGTTGGCAGAGCAAAGAGCGTGTGTGGGCAGTGACAGTGTTGACGCAGTAGGTTGACAGGACTAGTTTTTAGGTCAGCATAGGAACTTTAATTTGTAAATAACTTTACTTAAAATACATTGATCGGTGttgtcttctttttgagacagtcgcactctgttgcccatgctggagtgttgTGACTTgaacaaggctcactgcagcctcaacctccctggctcaaatgatcctcccgcctcagcctcccgagtagttgggactacaggcactcccCACCACgaccggctttttttttttttttttaatgaagatggggtattgctgtgttgcccaggctggtctcaaactgctggactcaagtgatcctcctgcctccagaagtgctgggcttacaggtgtgagccactgcacctggccaatgttttcttcttttatcggAATATCAGAAAGATTTCCAACGATGAAAACAATATGCATCTGCAGAAATGGgtggattggccgggcgcggtggctcacgcctgtagtcccagcactttgggaggccaaggcaggcagatcacaaggtcaggagatcgagaccatcctgctaacacggtgaaaccccgtctctactgaaaatacaaaaaattagccaggcatggtggcaggtgcctgtagtcccagctgctcaggaggctgaggcaggacaatggcgtgaacccgggaggcggagcttgcagtgagccgaggtcgcgccactgcactccagcctgggcgacagaccgagtctccctctcaaaaaaaaaaataaaaagtgtggaTTAAACTCCAGAGTCCTCCCCTTTGGTTTAGTTTTTCCTTTGATTGGCTAAACTTATCTGTTTGTTCATGAGggtggtgctgagaagaagaaAGATTGATAGAAAGAAATGAACTTTCCTAAAGATATAGCACTTGAATTTTTGCCTTAAGAGGCCAGGTTAACTGTTCAAGTTTGTATctagtgtattttatttaaaaactgatgGAGGTTTTTGCCCCTTTGTTTTCTATAAGAGGTTTCTTGGCAATTCTGCCTCATATTGAAAATTTTGGAATTTAGTCTGTCCCTTGTAAAGCTGCTTTAAATTTCCTGGGCGTTTCCATTCCAGGCATAGTTACAGCTCCAGTTCAAAGGTCACGTTGTCTTGCTGGTGGTCCTTTCAGACCTCAAGCCAGTCACAGTACAAAAAATGAGACCTGTGAAGAGGTGTGATAAAAGGCATTTAGATGAATGTATTTACtttgcagctttttaaaaaaatgattgtgtcatcttttatttatttatttttttaaacagaggccgtcttgctctgttgcccaggctggactgcggtagtacaatcatagctcactgcagccttgaactcatggacacaagtgatcttccctccttaACCCCCTGAGtccctgggactgcaggtgtgtgtcaccatgtctggctcactttcttcttttgtagagacagggtcttgctatgttgcccaggctggtctcgacctcctgggctctagcagtccttccaccttgacctcccaaagtgctgggattacaggcatgagccactgcacccagcctattttgcAGCTTTCATAACTATACTTCATAATACTCTTTcatcaaagaaaatagaagaatgaatTGTAAACTTTTGTAtcctttttgaaatttaaaattaacatgTATACAAGGTATGatataaagtttttctttttttttttttttttgagctagggactcactgtgtcacccaggctgaagggcagtggtgctgtcatagctcacgacagcctcgacctcccaggctcacgcaatcctcctgcctcagcctcctgagtagttgggactacaggtgtgcaccaccacacctggctgatttttgtgttttttgtagaaacaagatcccactgttgctcaggctggtctcgaattcctgggctcaagtggtcctcctgccttggcctttgaaagtgttgggagtacaggcataagccaccacatctggccagtttttctttcttaatagaaGAGTTGGCTCTTCCTCCTGGATCTAGGGATGGTTTGCAGGAAAATGTTGAGTATATGTGGGTCTGGTAGCGTATCACACTGGTGTCCAGGTTCTGCACCATCCCTGCTGTTGTGGCGGAGGGCCGCGGCAGTGATGGGCCTTGTGAGTAGAGGATCCCAGAGGAGGGAGTGGCCATCTAGATATACTCCATCAGCTCGCGGCCAGGCCATCCAGGGCACGTACTCTGTCCACTGCCCCCCAGAGCAGCTCCTCAGGGACAGGTGTTCTCTGCTGGGGTGGGGTGTAGGGGAGAGAGAGTCCTCGGGATTTAAGTGACGTGAAATCATGTTCAGTGTTCCTCTTTTTCCTTAGTTTTCCTGATTGCAGCTAGGACTTTGAATATATGGATTTTATGCTgattgtctctttttctttttcagcccCAATTAAGGAAAAGCTGTATTCTGCTTCCTTCTGTAAGCAGCATCGACTTGTGCAAGAGTTCAGTCATGCAGCCGCCACCCCAGGCGGTCCCATCTGGCGTGGCTGGGCCACCTCCAGCCGGGAATCCTCGGAGCGTGTTCTGGGCTAGCAGCCCTTACAGGAGACGGGCCAATAATAATGCACCAGTGGCTCCGATAACTTGCCCGTTGCAGCCGGTCACGGATCCATTTGCTTTTAGTAGACAGGCGCTCCAAAGTATACCGGCGGGCAGTTCGTCCAAAAGCAGCCTGCCTGTCTTGCAAGGCCCAGCCCCATCAGGCTTTTCTCAGCACCCCGGTTTGCTTGTGCCTCACACACATGCCAGAGATAGCTCTCAGGGACCCTGTGAGCCCCTGCCTGGACCTCTGACACAGCCCAGAGCAGATGCCAGTCCGTTTTCTGGTGTGTTGACACCTTCAGCACCTCCTGGGCCTGAGATGAACAGGAGCACAGAGGTCGGTCCCAGTTCAGAGCCTGAAGTTCAGACTCCGCCATATCTGCCTCACTACATTCCAGGAGTGGATCCTGAACCGTCTCATGGGGGCCATTCTCATGGGAACATGCCTGGGCTCGACCGACCCCTGAGCAGGCAAAACCCACATGATGGTGTGGTCACCCCAGCAGCAtccccttccttcccccagcCTCGTCTGCTGATGGCGGGACAGTGGGGGCCAGTGCAGGGAGGCCCACAGCCCTCGGGGCAACATCGTTCACCCTGCCCTGAAGGACCTGTTCCCAGCGGGGTGCCCTGTGCCACCAGCGTTCCTCATTTCCCCACCCCGTCCATCCTACATCAGGGCCCTGGTCACGAGCAACACAGCCCTCTGGTGGCTCCCCCAGCAGCCTTGCCCAGTGACGGAAGAGACGAGGTGGGCCACTTGCAAACTGGAAGCCACCTGGCCAATAACTTTGATCCTGAAAATACATTCAGGCAAAATCCCAGAATTGTGAATCACTGGGCAAGCCCAGAGCTCAGGCAGAATCCAGGAGTGAAGAAGGAGCACCAGCCCGCCTCTGCTCTTGTGAACCCCCTCGCCCAAGGAGATAGCCCAGAACACCGCACGCACCATCCACtgggggccggggccggggctggCTGTGCTCCGCTGGAAGCGGACTCGGGAGCCTCAGGAGCTCTGGCGATGTTTTTCCAAGGGGGAGAGACAGAAAATGAGGAGAATCTCCCATCTGAAAAAGCAGGCTCATCTGGTCAAGCAGACTTTGACGATTTCTGCTCCAGCCCTGGACTGGGCCATCCGCCTGCACCTGCACACATGGGGGCAGGCAGCCTCTGCCAGGCCCTTCTCCCAGGCCCCAGCAGTGAGGCTACTGGTGATGTATGGGGTGACGCAGTGGGCACAGGGCTGCCGGATGCCAGTGGCTCGCAGTATGAGAATGTTGAGAACTTAGAATTTGTTCAGAATCAAGAAGTTCTGCCAAGTGAGCCCCTCAATTTGGACCCTTCCTCCCTGAGTGACCAGTTCAGATATGGGCCCCTTCCTGGGCCAGCTGTGcccaggcatggtgctgtgtgtCACGCCGGAGCCCCTGACGCCACGCTGCACACAGTACACCCTGACAGTGCGTCATCCAGCTACAGCAGCAGAAGCCACGGAAGGCTCTCAGGCTCAGCCAGGCCCCAGGAGCTGGTTGGCACGTTC
It contains:
- the LOC102140032 gene encoding uncharacterized protein C9orf163, with amino-acid sequence MPDPLTCTSAWRGQGRAAAFLCCSFQRAGAVVGVPTRWHCRRLSSQQRLRSSLGGSHPCPQLGQRLVKEGVVPVPRQQSPRRCRESFSLADVALGPLCSANICLSGVRFLTCLNSVREHVVRPSPSPAAPICCFPVVEALCTLRGGRYHCLPFTKRGMQRWVLPLRRQAHPFCSRVQRTQEPGAQGSTF